One Spirochaetales bacterium genomic region harbors:
- a CDS encoding response regulator: protein MKNDYVIFAADDDPDILSQIKTGLESKGHTVVTASCDTEAEAIISAGGFDCAIIDLMMDAMDSGFVLAHHVKKKDPSIPVVIITAVADETGFTFDTNDREHSVWIKADAILNKDVRIDQLEGVIRGLIKEREHDKHQGVDRRR from the coding sequence ATGAAAAACGATTACGTGATCTTCGCCGCAGACGACGATCCGGATATTTTATCCCAGATAAAAACGGGACTCGAATCGAAGGGGCACACGGTCGTCACCGCTTCCTGCGACACCGAAGCCGAGGCCATCATCTCAGCAGGCGGGTTCGACTGCGCGATCATCGACCTTATGATGGATGCAATGGACTCGGGATTCGTCCTCGCCCACCATGTAAAGAAAAAGGACCCGTCGATTCCGGTCGTGATAATAACCGCGGTAGCCGATGAAACGGGATTCACCTTCGATACGAACGACAGGGAACATTCCGTCTGGATAAAGGCTGACGCCATACTGAACAAGGACGTCCGTATCGACCAGCTTGAAGGCGTCATCCGGGGGCTAATAAAGGAGAGAGAACATGACAAACATCAGGGTGTTGATCGTCGACGATGA
- a CDS encoding hybrid sensor histidine kinase/response regulator, translating to MTNIRVLIVDDEAGMRLGAERILGDYRFQVPDFNEEISFITGVAENGKTAMALLENGDIDILLLDHKLPDMQGLDILKGIHESRKDIITIMITAYASIEVAIHATKNGAFDFLAKPFTPEELRITMRKAAEHIYLNRQAQALREEKRQIRFQFISVLAHELKSPLTALENYLFIMKDGVLGDKIAVYADIIERSIIRSKGMRRMICDLLDLTAIESGQKKRDLAPLNLCEQAAECLEEVRPDALKRGITIKTEMDEDIVITADREEMKIILLNLLTNAIKYNRENGTITLGLKNNSSNAIISCEDTGIGMTEEETKRLFGEFVRIKNEKTKHITGSGLGLSIVKKIVSLYGGTIAVDSLPDRGTGFTVTLPKENVLKKNTVNGDES from the coding sequence ATGACAAACATCAGGGTGTTGATCGTCGACGATGAAGCGGGAATGAGACTCGGTGCCGAGCGGATACTGGGGGATTACCGGTTTCAGGTTCCCGATTTCAATGAAGAAATCAGCTTTATTACCGGCGTAGCGGAGAACGGCAAAACGGCCATGGCATTGCTTGAGAACGGCGATATCGATATCCTACTGCTCGACCACAAGCTTCCCGACATGCAGGGCCTCGATATTCTCAAAGGTATTCACGAATCCCGGAAGGATATCATCACTATAATGATCACCGCATACGCCTCCATAGAAGTCGCGATACACGCGACAAAAAACGGCGCGTTCGATTTTCTCGCCAAACCCTTCACACCGGAGGAACTTCGCATCACGATGCGAAAAGCCGCGGAACATATATATCTGAACCGCCAGGCGCAGGCGCTCAGGGAAGAAAAAAGGCAGATCCGTTTTCAGTTTATCTCCGTCCTGGCCCATGAACTCAAATCGCCATTGACCGCCCTCGAGAATTATTTATTCATTATGAAAGACGGCGTTCTGGGCGACAAGATCGCCGTTTATGCCGATATCATCGAACGCTCGATTATCAGGTCAAAAGGAATGCGCCGTATGATTTGCGATCTGCTCGATCTTACCGCCATTGAATCCGGTCAAAAAAAACGGGACCTGGCCCCCTTAAACCTCTGCGAACAGGCCGCGGAATGCCTGGAAGAGGTAAGGCCGGACGCGTTGAAACGGGGTATAACGATAAAAACAGAAATGGATGAGGACATCGTCATCACGGCGGACAGGGAGGAGATGAAAATCATCCTGCTCAACCTGCTCACGAACGCCATCAAGTACAACAGGGAAAACGGAACGATAACGCTGGGACTGAAAAACAATAGCTCGAACGCGATCATCTCGTGCGAAGACACGGGGATCGGTATGACGGAAGAAGAGACCAAACGGCTGTTCGGCGAATTCGTCCGCATCAAGAACGAAAAAACGAAACATATTACCGGCAGCGGCCTGGGATTGTCGATTGTGAAGAAAATCGTCTCCCTCTACGGCGGAACGATAGCCGTGGACAGTCTCCCGGACAGGGGTACCGGGTTTACCGTCACATTGCCGAAAGAAAATGTTTTGAAAAAGAACACCGTGAATGGAGACGAATCATGA